One window of the Salvia miltiorrhiza cultivar Shanhuang (shh) chromosome 6, IMPLAD_Smil_shh, whole genome shotgun sequence genome contains the following:
- the LOC130990240 gene encoding WAT1-related protein At5g07050-like: MEGKGCCCLGNFYDKAKPYIAMISLQFGYAGMNIITKVSLNRGMSHYVLVVYRHAFATAVIAPFALILERKVRPKITFTIFMQLFVLGLLGPVIDQNFYYAGLKFTSPTFSCAMSNMLPAMTFVMAVLCRMEKVDMKKVRCQAKVVGTIVTVGGAMLMTLYKGHVINMVWSNYIHPTQSNVPVPNQEDADKDWVKGSILLIIATFAWASFFILQAITLRKYTAQLSLTAIVCFLGTLQSIAVTYVMEHKPNSWTIGWDMNLLAAAYAGIVSSGIAYYVQGIVMQKRGPVFVTAFSPLMMVIVAIMGSFLLSEKIYVGGALGAVLIVIGLYSVLWGKYKEFKEKEAEEILEPIKDYTQNETAAIQDIEANHVGIQKNQSNKINVSSS; the protein is encoded by the exons atggAAGGAAAAGGTTGTTGTTGCCTTGGTAATTTTTATGACAAGGCTAAACCTTACATAGCCATGATTTCATTACAATTTGGGTATGCTGGAATGAATATCATTACCAAAGTTTCTCTCAACAGAGGCATGAGCCACTATGTTTTGGTTGTCTACAGACATGCCTTTGCCACTGCTGTCATTGCTCCTTTCGCCCTCATTCTCGAAAg GAAGGTGAGACCAAAGATCACATTCACCATTTTTATGCAGCTATTTGTTCTTGGGCTTCTTGG GCCTGTGATTGATCAGAATTTCTACTATGCTGGACTGAAATTCACTTCCCCAACTTTCTCATGTGCCATGAGCAACATGCTCCCTGCCATGACATTCGTCATGGCAGTACTCTGCAG gaTGGAGAAGGTGGACATGAAGAAGGTGAGATGCCAAGCAAAGGTGGTGGGAACAATAGTGACAGTTGGTGGAGCTATGCTGATGACATTGTACAAAGGGCATGTGATAAACATGGTGTGGTCAAACTACATTCATCCTACGCAGTCTAATGTTCCTGTCCCAAATCAAGAAGATGCTGACAAGGATTGGGTTAAGGGCTCAATCCTTCTCATCATTGCAACTTTTGCTTGGGCTTCTTTCTTCATCCTTCAG GCTATCACATTGAGGAAGTACACAGCCCAGCTATCTCTCACAGCAATTGTGTGTTTCTTGGGCACACTTCAATCTATTGCTGTCACATATGTGATGGAACACAAACCAAATTCTTGGACTATTGGGTGGGACATGAATTTGTTAGCTGCTGCCTATGCT GGTATCGTGTCGTCGGGGATTGCATACTATGTTCAAGGTATAGTGATGCAAAAAAGGGGGCCTGTTTTTGTCACAGCATTCAGTCCATTGATGATGGTGATTGTAGCCATCATGGGCTCTTTCCTCTTGTCTGAGAAGATTTATGTTGGAGG GGCTCTTGGAGCAGTCTTGATTGTGATTGGATTGTATTCTGTGTTGTGGGGAAAATACAAAGAATTTAAAGAGAAGGAGGCTGAGGAAATTCTTGAACCAATAAAGGATTACACTCAAAATGAGACAGCAGCGATTCAAGATATTGAAGCCAATCATGTTGGAATTCAGAAAAATCAATCGAACAAGATTAATGTCTCCAGCAGCTGA
- the LOC130990583 gene encoding uncharacterized protein LOC130990583, protein METRNKWPSGHSDDMLREKAQILFVSRSNSSPFNYWNAWKLLRINRKFKSMYLEGDVHASKRTKTSETGDFTTSASGKEITYSRPVGNKAAKAAARAAKGKGKALASQASKAPSECKEMLDRSDGKITRIMEMYDQKNALNREIHDDRVMFMKTSDMTPEQLEWHKERVAEILASEGAVETR, encoded by the coding sequence ATGGAGACGCGCAACAagtggccttccggccattctgacgaCATGCTTCGAGAGAAAGCCCAAATTCTCTTCGTCTCTAGGAGCAATTCCAGCCCCTTCAACTACTGGAATGCATGGAAGCTTCTCCGGATCAACCGGAAGTTCAAGTCtatgtacctcgagggagatgtgcatgcctccaagaggacaaagacgtCAGAGACGGGCGACTTTACCACCTCGGCGTCAGGCAAGGAAATCACGTATTCCCGCCCCGTTGGAAACAaagcggcgaaggcggcggcgagagCGGcaaaggggaaggggaaggcatTGGCATCGCAAGCCTCAAAGGCTCCATCCGAATGCAAGGAGATGTTGGATAGGTCCGACGGTAAGATCACCCGAATCATGGAGATGTACGACCAAAAGAACGCCCTCAATAGGGAGATCCATGACGATCGGGTCATGTTCATGAAGACTTCCGACATGACTCCGGAGCAGCTAGAATGGCACAAGGAACGGGTGGCAGAGATTCTAGCTAGCGAAGGGGCGGTAGAGACTAGATAG